Genomic segment of Brachyhypopomus gauderio isolate BG-103 chromosome 10, BGAUD_0.2, whole genome shotgun sequence:
ctcacTTAGGTAAGACGTCCCGCGCCTCACTTGGGCGTTCTGACTGTGCATGACCCCTGACCTGGAGTGGGGGGTGCTGGCATATAGATCTATATGCCAAAGGGCAAGTGAGAAACACCTTGCAGGGAGACTGGAAATGTAGAAGGATGCTTGGTCACGTCTGTAAAATGCAGCAGCAGTTGCGGTGCTGAACTTTAATACTCTGTGCTGGGTGGACTTTCTCTGTGCCCCTACAGAGCCCTTCAACAGACCACCATCGTTTGGAGGTCTTGGAGCGTTAAGCACTACAGCCTTCGGTGGCCTGGGAAACCCAGCGCTTAGTGAGTGTCAAACACATGAATCACCCAATTAATCAATTAGTCCAATAACTTAACAACCTAATTAATAATTACACCTATACCTTAACCACACAATTAATCAATTACTCCAAAACCTTAACAACCCAATTTGTCAATTAGATCAATGCCTTAATTGTCCAATTAATCACTTAGTCTAAAACCTTAATCATACAATTAATCAGTTAGTCCAACACCTTAATCATTAGACAAATCATTAAGACAAATGCCTTAAACACACAATTAACTGATAATACTACCCACCTAACAAGGAAGCAAATATTCAGGTTGATACAGCTCAGAGAAAAAGCAGGAAATGCACTGACTCACATGTACAGGCTGCAGGGGCCTAAAGTATTCAGTGCAATTCTGGGCCAATATGAACCAAATGTGACTAAAATCCAGCAAAATTCATCGGGCTCTTATCTGCATGAAATTTTCTGACTCGCTGTTGGGATGGCAACAAGTCTTCTGCCGTTCCATTAAGTCTAATAACTGTAGACTACGTGCATTGCATTGTGAGAAGAATGGTTTTCTCGTGCAGTGATGCCATGGTGAATGATGCACTGTCCTGCACTCATAACCCAGTTAATTCAGCTGGATGCACTTCAGTGAGTCCCACACTGCTGGAAGAGAGTTCAGCGTATGCCTGCCCCGTGTCATGGACACGCCCCTGTGCCCCGTGTCATGGACACGCCCCTGTGCCCCGTGTCATGGACACGCCCCTATGCCCCGTGTCATGGACACGCCCCTGTGCCCCGTGTCATGGACACGCCCCTGTGCCTCGTTTTCTTGTCAAGGATTAAGACTAAGTAGAAGCACCAGTGTTGAATCAATATTAGAAACTGTGTGATTAGTCTGGGCTTAAGTAAGATAAGACAACCCTATATTAGTCCCACACTGGGGAAATGCAGTATTGCAGCAGAGAAGGACAGTAATGGGGGAGCATTTTCTACAATATATAATTAACAAGAAATACATTAACATAAATTTTAAGTTAAAACTTAACCTCTTACGTGTGACCATAACGTAGCCTTGAACACAAAGCATCTCTCTGCCATGATGTGCTTTCATTGTGTGGAGGGATTTCATGGTTAACTGCTCGGAGTTTATTTAAGTTTGCAATTCAAATGATCACAAAACATGCATTTGATTTAAGTGAGGCAATGTCGCCCTGATTGTCTTTAAGTGCGTGTGAAAACAAGGCACGTTGCCTCTGATTATTACTTATTCCCTTGTAACTCCATGAAATGACGGACTGAGGTGATTACATAGAAAATATGCACCATCATTTAAAAAACATCCAGAATAAGACGAATACTAGCTATACATGTAGAGAAATTAGTGTGTCTGTGCCTACAGATGTCCGTGTCATCTGTATTACATGGACAACACACTTCATTCATTTTTTTATCTTATGTTAAAGCCTTTGAGAATTAATGGCCTTGGAATTAACATAAAGGTGTAACGTAACGATGACCAATCACGGCGTGGCGTAATGTTGACCGTTGTGCTGTGagctgtggtgatggtggtgtctCGTGTCCCTCCTCCGTCAGCTCCCAACTCCGTCTTTGGCCATAAGGACTCTGCTAACGCACAGCAGCACTTCGGAGGAGGTCACGAGCCCTGGAACCGGCTCCACCGCACACCGCCCTCcttccccacaccaccaccctggCTGAAACCCGGGGACTCGGAACGCAGCAACTCCGTCAGCTCACACGAAAGGGACAGGGACCGAGACCGGGACAGAGACTCGGACAAGAGAGACTCCTCCATAAGCAAGGAGGACAAAGAGCGGTGGGCTTTCTGTAGTAACTAGACGTCTAAATATATGGCAGTTGTATTTGAATGCTACCGCATGGTTTAATATCTGTATCCGAAGCATTTTAAGGACCTAGTATGTAATTCATTTGAAGACTAGTAACCTGATGATTCTCCACAAGGGGGAGCTGTTGTCACTTagaggttttgtgttggttgcATTATTGAAAGGGTGGAAATCCACATCAGCAGAATGATACAAATGCGAATATGTTTGCTGTGGCCACATACCATACATGCAGAGATTATACTCTGAAGTAGTTAATTATTTAGATGTATAAGGTTACCCTAAGTTGTGGTATAGTTGACGCAGCTTGTGTGAGTGCATGACGCACCGTGTACCACGGTTGTGAAGAACGCACACATGAGCCATTCAGCTTTTGTTGGCTGTGTATTTACAAGATAACACTTTTTAAATCTTTTGAATACGCACAAGTTTAATTTTCTTCTGTTTTGTATCTCTCGCAGGGACACTGTGGAGAAACGACATGCGGGCCACccttcccccctccccatcaACCCCCTCACCCTGCTGGGCCGCACCGCCGACGCCCCCCGGGGTCAGTTTGTGACCAGCGAGTCACGAGATCGAGACAAACACAAAGACGGAGACCGTGAGAAGGAGCACACCGAGGAGCACAAGCTCAAAGAGAATCACCACGGCGACAAAGACACGCCCATCATCTCCGATGGCCGGATATCCGAGGACAAGCCAGCCAATAGGGTGACGACGTCGCCGTACGTACGACCAACCGGCTTGGAGCGGGTGAACGGCGGACTGAGCCGCGACATCctggagaagaaaggagagatCGTGTACGAGAAGAAGAGCAGCgaggtgaaggtgaaggaggagaggaaggaggagcCAGACGGAGGTACGGACAGGTCTCCGGACCAGAGAGCCACGCCTCTGCCTCTCCCTAGcagtctggccccgcccccctctATTGCCGTGCCCATGGGCATGGCCGGCCTGCACCCCATGAACAGCGTCGGCAACCTGGAGAGGACTCGCATGGTGGCCCCCTTCATGGGCATCAGCCCCATCCCGGGGGCCGAAAGGTTTCCGTATCCCGCATTCCACTGGGACCCCATGAGGGACCCCTACAGGGGCCTGGACATCCACAGACGGGACCCGCTGGGCCGGGACATGCTTCTGAGGAACGACCCTCTGCACCGGCTGGCCGCACCGCGCCTCTACGAGGCCGAACGCTCCTATCGGGACCGCGAGCCCCACGATTTCAACCGCGACGCCTCTCAGGGGCTGACCCTGGATCAGCGGCGGGAACAGGAGAGGGCCCACCTGGAGGAGCGCGAGCGTCTGCACATGCTCAGAGAGGACTATGAGCACGGACGTCTGCACGCCATGCACCATCCTGCACTAGACGGACACCTCCCCCACCCTGGCCTCATGGCCCCCGGGTTACCCAGCATGCACTATCCTCGTGTCAGCCCTTCTACGGCTGTGGTCGCCGCCGCGGCCGCCCATCAAAATGGACTCCTGAACAAAACTCCGCCCACGGCATCCCTCAGTGCCCCGCCCCCACTCATCCCGACTCTGGGTGCACGGTCGGGCTCCCCCAGACGGACCACCCCTTTGAGTACAGATGTCAGAGACAGACCGCCTTCACATGCCCACAAAGACATTGAGGCACGGTGAGAGCGGACACACGCACGCCAAAATATGTGTCTGATGGACCGAACTCAACCAAGCACTTAGCATTGGGCCATAGAAAATGTACTATAGCAGTGTATagactgttgtttttttttggttggcgagttattattttttgtacaaACACAAGAAAGATACTAAACAAAAGTGGAAATTCTACCTGCCATTTCATTCAGTTTGATCCTTATTTGTGTAtgaatttttttatttgtaCGGGAATCTGCTCTCAAGCAATTAGGACAATGTACAACACAAATCAAAGACATCCCTAGACAACCAAGTGTTTGGAATGTACAGGTACCTCGATACATTGCAAGATGGAAAATGTAGATATTTGTATAGTTAGTGTGCTCACTCCTTAAGGATAATATGAAGGTACAAATATGCAAATAGTTGTCATGAAAGCTTTACTTTAAACAATTGTATATAATGGATACATAAAACTAAGAATGCTCTCTTTCGCTGAATGGTTTTAGCTCAGAGCTGCAGTCAGTCTGGTGTTTAAGTTTCACATTTCTCCAGAGACCGCCAACCTCTTACCCTTTCAACTATGCAACTCGTGCGTTGACTCTCCTACATTGTGTCTGTTTGTCCCTCTTCCCCTTTTTTGAGGGCCAGAACATTCTCTCCCTTAAAGTTATTCTTTATTCAGCCTAAACCCCCCATGCTGAATTACAGCGCCAAGCGGTTCTACACCGAGACACATTCATAGGTGACTCTCCGTTTAAATTGCAGTTGTATCTTAGCTATATCTAAAGAAAAGATATGCACAAAGCCCTAATTTTAGAAGTACATCTCAACTGAAAATCCTTATTGCATTTAGAAGTACATCTCAACTGAAAATCCTTATTGCATTTAGGTATGTTAAAGCAACCGGGAGTCATATAAACCTGTGGAGACAATCTTATAAATACAAAATTCAAAATCATTTATTCTCAGAAATACACACAGATCCCTTATGTCTTTCCATGAAAGTCGTTTCTGATTTTAAAGGACAGCATTTTCTGGAGGGAACACGCAGGATCAAGACGAGACGTTTCAGCCAGGGCGTTCACGACGTGTTGGGAAGTAGAAGTGCAGGCCCCCATTGGTTCAACAGTGTATTAAAGTGCTATCTTAAGTTCTCTACAAAactaaaaagacaaaaaaaagccTAAACCTTCAGACCATTTGTTTTTAACGAGCAGAGTTCTATTTTAGTAGTCCATTGACAGTTTAGATGTGTGctttaaaactgtaaaattaAAATGTTGTGCAGTGGGgttttttggttgtttttttttgtttgtttgttttttaaatccAACATTTAAAATGTCCACTGAAGAAGTAGTGGGTAGTCAATATGTATTGCAAAGAGATTGTTAAGAAAAACTTTTTTGCTGTTTATCATGTATGTAAAAATTGAAGTCTTTCTAGATCATGTACAAAGGAAGAAAAAAGGCGAAGAGATTGAAGCTTCGGCATGCGCCTCAGTTAAACTTGTGTTATTTAAATTGTGCCATGTTattaaaaaaatgtgaattttCTCTGCCTCAGTGTTGCTCACTAATTATGTAAAGGAGCCGATCTTTGACATGGTCTCACTGACTATGTTCTGCAAGAAAATCAGAATGCCATTTCAAATCAGAATGCATTTTAAGCTGATTATTAGAGTAACGAATGAAGAAATGTCAACAGATTCAGCTTCTGAGTACAAACCTCAAGAACAGTCCATTTTCCACCGCCAGCTCAGCTAAATCGGAACATATAAGAAATTTGAGGGGGTGGCCTGGGGCACATTTTTAAAGAGCAAAATTCATGTCTCTGTTCAGCTGTGCCCGTCCTGGACACGTGTTGTTGCCATGGACAACCTTGCTGTCCAGGAAGGTGCCCGGCTGACGCTGGACATGTGCATCTCTACCTAGTCCTGCAATCTAAAGTCATTTTTGTGCATCCTTATGCCACGTCTTAGGTCTGGTCTCATGGACAAAAACTGGAGTTAAACTGAGGtaaacagcagtgtgtgtgtgtgtgtgaggtctacAGGTCTCAACACGTTACTGTCGCATTGGTCATTATAGTAATTCATGAACTATTCTCACAGCATAGCAAAAAATACTGAAAAGCATTTTCATAAGCTTAGCTATATGAACTGTGATGCAAATTACGGCTAAGTGTGTATGGCAGCTGCAGTCCATCGTGTAGCGCCTTCATGCTAAATGTGAAGTTCAACAGGCAGCCTGTAGGTGTCAGTAATGCTCCTCAAATTGAGCTGATAATTACAGATGCTACCAATTCCACAACTTCACATGCAGAAGTGCAAAGCAACCCAAGATGGAAATGTAAGGAGCTCATGAAAAAAAACGATGGGTGGAAACAGCATGACATCCAGTGTTATCCCTCCTTAGCAATATTTGCTTACTATTagataaataattaattaataattaattattaacaattattaattaaattaataattaGCAATTATCTGCTTACTCTAAAAAAAACCTATTGCACTTTAAAATAGATTTTACATGCCGCTCTGAAATAATGCTGGTGGATACTGAAATTATGCCATTGAATCTGAGCCAAAGTTAAAAAATAAAGACCTGTGTAGTTTCCATAGAAACACAACATCCATCATCCTTAACAAACAGGCAGTTGAAGAGGATACTGGCCTTGTGGGCAGTGGGAGAAGATACTGGCCTTGTGGGTTAATACCGACAGGTTCGCTGCTGGAAGGAAGCACTTGCTGCCCTCTGTGGGAAAGATGCATATTTTCTCCTGAGACATCTTGGaaacttaaaaaaatacaaaaatataaaatcaCAGACCTCTGGCAGGCAGAACTGTTTAAGGAGTCACACATCATAAATAAAAATGGCTGCCTTAAATTAGCGACTTAAAAAAACAACTCTTACAATATCTGTACGTTCAAACACAAGGGCGATGATGTCGCTAATATTTCTACACACAAAACCAAATGTTTAAACTCTATAACTCTAAAGGCAGAAAGTAATGCAAACCTGAAACATGCTCTAGAGAATGACAAGAACCCTAAATACCGTGACAAGGGAAACAGACCATCATGTCATTCTAATTCACTGTAAGAGAATAAGAATACATTCATTAAAAGGCCCATTTCACATTATGCATGTGTAAAGCAGTGTAAGATGTGTGAAATGTTTTAATTTCCACTGTAGCACTGATGCTACTTAATGTTAAATATCATCATAAATACAAATCCTCACAAAACAGGGTTATAAGGGcacaattataaaaaaaaaatcatgtaaaaaaaaaatacagaaataaatagcaaaacattttattttaagaTCTGAATTAAATCTGTCAGCAAAATTAAGATCTGAATCTGCTTTGAATCCTTGATGGAAAAAAAGCACTCAGTGCTGAACTGTGGAAGATGCAGTCACATTAAGGCCTTCTAAACAGATCCATTTAGACGCACCCTCAGGCTGACTCAGAACCTGTAGCTCTATGTTTTGCCAACTGTTCTCTCCGAACTCTCTGGAATGACATCATGCACTCTTTAAAGTCCTTAACCTGCGCCTGACACTTTCTCCAGTCCTGGTGCTCCATCATGCACTCTTGGACAGCATAGTGAAGTTCAGCGCAGCCCGTCCTGGAGATCATCTGATCCACTGGATCACTTTCATCCTCTGGTCTGCTGCGGTCATGGGGTGATGGTGAAGGAGATGCCATCCTGACTTAAATCTGGGTTAGAGGAGGAATATGTTAACATTTTCACTGGGATGTGCTAAAGATTTACCTCACCTGTcagcacacatcaacacacgCCTGTGTGAGCAAACAGACCATTAAATagtcatttacatttttaaatgtatacTCTTGACTTTTCCCAGCAATAATACTGCAGCGTGAAAGTGAGAGTGAGTATCTATCCATCTAACAACAGGATTATTCAAAATGTACCTAACAAAATTACCAGTGGAACTTCCAAAGACTTCCTGTTCTGAGCCTGCTAAATATGCCACACTTGAAGGTttaaaaacaacagatgttgGTTGACTTCACCCAGCAAGGCCAGCCGGCATCATATGATGGGGAGAATTAAAATAAGAATGGCAGGATGAACTGTGCAAGAGTTAAGTAGAAATACAAAAGGAAAAGAACAAGGAAGAATACTAACTAACCGAACCAGAGTGATACTAACAGAACGTGAGAAAACTGGAGCATTCAATAACCACAAAGCTGAAGGAAGCCACTTCAACTACCTATAACGCTTAAAAACGAACTAATATTACAACCAACGTTTGGTATCCAGGACCAGTCGACTATTTACAGACGCTTGGtacagtttttaaaataaagagTTATAGAGGTTCACTGCAGATTTCTGTCATTGGCCTAAAATGGTAAAAATAAAATCCCGAAACAAAAATTCCCACTGGTTACCACACAGGTTTGAAAATCGATGTTTGATGCAGCTTACAAGGTAAATGGTGTGGTTTAACAGGTACTAGCTAAACAGCTAATGCATCAAATAGTTACATTCACTACATTGCAGTACATATTCAATACTCATACTAACTTATTTAATTCGGTAACTTTTAAAACACACTTTCCGATCACTGTATCTCTCTAACAAAGTAGTTCACTTCGAACAGGAATTACGAAAGATTTAGTTAAATCTTAGATAGTTAGATATAGTTAATTAGCTAACCTGCCAAGACTTCCCAAATTGAACATGCTGTAATAACTATGCTAGCTAAGCTAACTTAGGCAGCCAACTAGCTAACATGgagcaaaaaaaattaaaaccatTTCCTAATTGACATATCTGAAAATCTGATTAAAACACTACAAGACGTTCATTTTACATACGTTAGATAATTTGCCTCGCTCCACAAATCACAGTGTCTTAACACTCCTGCAAGTGAGCCAAGGGTAAAAATCTCCAAACATATGTGAAGTTCGCCGCAAAATGACTTCCGGTTGCTTTCGGGAAAATATTTCAAAATACGTATAGGAAATCGTATAAAATAAATCGAAATATTAAATAAAAGGCTtgaataaaataattattttttaattgtaAACATCATAAGTAATTCATAATGGTAATTCATAATGGTAAACAACCATATATGGGCAAGTGTACAGTATGGAGGGAAATAAAACTTCTATTCGGCTATTCAGTATATAAAATGGGTTtaacaagaaaacaaaaaagagGTCAAAACCTGGAgacatataaatataataaatataagaaCCAAAAGTCAGAGATATGAGAACAGCAGACATACACATTTCAGTGGAACATACAATGCTCATGATTTTTGTAGTTTTGTACATTATATACAGTtttgtaaaacaaaataaaatgcgCTAGGCGATGTGCTAGATGATGGGCTTCCATAGTATTTATTTTACAGATAGTAATTAGTAAATAAGACGAACAGTATTTTGCATCTTATATTTAtcttatatttaatattttgcatCTTAAAGAGTGACGAGTGAATAAATATTGTTAGGTAACAACTGCACTGTCGATCTTATTTTATCTAAGAGCTAAGATATCATTTTTTAAAGGGCTCCATTTCAAGGCATTCATGATGCTTTTAAATAacaaaaactgtaaatgaattgtaaaaataaaaaaggaacaACTATATTTGTAATATGACCAGCAGACAGAGTTACAGATGATGAGTATAATGATATGTTTGGTTTCTtaagattttggaaggtgacatcTCTGGACGGGGgagggaggacagaggagaggccCTGCCGCATGGTGAATGCAGCCTGTGGGGTTGTGATGTTAGCGGCTGGGCCTGGAGGTCCAGGGGGACCCCTTAGTCCTGGGGGACCTGGGAATGAATGGGTGGCACACAGAAGAGGATAGGTAGAAGatggaagggagagagagaaagggagatgagagagatagggagggagggagagggagagagagagagaaagattagATCTGTTTGCATGATGCTACGTGGAACCCATCAGCCAACATTCTGGTTCACCAGCGATATGTGCTTTAGCCTGGGGAATGTATGCGTGAACCATGAATATACGTGTCACCTGGTTCTCCTGAAAGTTCTCTAGATCCTGGAGGTCCTTCTCTCAGCTCTCCATCTGAATATGATGGgttaaaggagagagagagagagagagagagagagagagagagagagagagagagagagagagagagagagagagagagagagagagagagagagagagagagagagagagagaggggaagataAGATCTGTTTACATGATGCTATGTGGAAACCACCAGCCAACATTATGGTTCACAAGCGATATGTGCTTTAGCCTGGGGAATGTATGCGTGAACCATGGTTCATGGATACATGTGTTACCTGGTTCTCCTGGAGGTTCTTTAGGTCTTGGAAGTCCTTCTCTCAGCTCTCCATCTGAATATGatgttaaaaacaaataaattgtTACATAGTCCCAcctccctcctgtcagtcatgtcttctcttttgttatgtgtgtttgtgtcttttattttgaaattcctagttgtctctacccctgccttgttctccACCCCTCGTTACTGCTttctggtgtgtcttgttgggttccttgtttcgtcagtgtatttaagtcttgtgtttagtcACTTGTAAGTACCACTTGTTTATATGCTGTTTGCAATCTTGTGCATctgtagggctgggtatcgattcaaattccaagaatcgatccgattctgaagattaagaatcgatttatttcgatttaatccgatttaatctatttgatccgattcgatccaattcagggtttagtgttattaaaatgtatttgagctgtttcctgactatgtacagaagcaacatgttaaaactagtattatatcgatattaatcagcaaatagttactggtagttggtagttactgatggctggaagactggtgaaaaggatcatcataaatctaccttcaagaaaggtaataaacaggacaataaacagaggacatctttgaggtgtctatatctgcaacagtggactcctactgggacactaaccagtgcattattattatgattgaaataattaagaattcacccaaaagctgttgctacgaaatgcatttttattttaaaagtgctcacacttaataaactgaaagtataaaatgtaaacgtgtatttttctttaaagtgcgaatataagaacagaactgtcatgttacggtccccgacccctcccttttgggcgtgtgttaacgttgtctgcgtctactcgtctgcgtctgtggatctccgtgggtgcgggtgcgtcttgtgatagtccgtctcacccagagaccgtatatacagtcactggtctcacctgtggctcgtctcgtcacgtggggtttgtgtgttcgcgcggtgtcctgtgctcgtcgttgtttgagtcacacatgttctatgtaaacgtgttttatgtgcgctgtctgtgcttcggtaaacgtaataaacgtaacgatttggaaagtgcaaaggattctgtctcgtccatcgccttgcgcccaacgttacaagaacatttttaacttttttaaactgtaaaaacactgggtaaactgtgagtgacatggactaactgtaaatagtcactgacactggataaactgtccttctgcttttagatttccgatttgactattgtcgttaccggcactgtccgacgccatgttgttttacagttagttagaccgagcatgCCTGCGTGAATttagtgacgaggcgggggtaaaagtttactaaaaaatcgatctttggacgtactaatcgattatcagatcatcatatgcgaatcgattctgaatcggaaaatcgattttttcaacacaggcctatgcATCTGTATCATTAATACTAGCCTGTATGTACCTCCTCTTCTGTGTATTTGCATTCTCTTTTAAAAGTACTGTTTAGTTTCTCTAGTTGCTTGCTTGTTCATGTCTGTCTTTCTTTTTAGCCATGTCTCCCCAATTCTTTCTGTTAGTGTTATTTGGTTCCTATGGTTGGAgttgtttgattattcttggtgtcaggtctgtgtggtctgtgtaAGCTTATTAGTTTTGTTAATAAATCTTTGCTCAGTCTGCACTTGTGTCCAGTCCGCTCTTCCAGTTTGttacacaaataaacaaaacaaaccccCAGACGTATTACATTTATTGCAGCTGATCTTATCATTTAAAAGTAAAGAACCAGAGGTGATCACAACGAATTAGTGATTTCTTCACTGTAGAACCAGAAGAA
This window contains:
- the coa4 gene encoding cytochrome c oxidase assembly factor 4 homolog, mitochondrial, yielding MASPSPSPHDRSRPEDESDPVDQMISRTGCAELHYAVQECMMEHQDWRKCQAQVKDFKECMMSFQRVRREQLAKHRATGSESA